In Azospirillum thiophilum, the DNA window CTGGTCGCCCTGTTCGGCGTCGTCTTCCTGGGTGAGAAACTGTCGGGAGCGAATTGGCTGGGCGTCGTCCTGATCGCGGCCGGCGTGATCCTGCTCGCCTTCAAATGAAATCCAAACCGAACGGGCCGGGATCTTGCACTGCAACGCGAATGCATATCATTATCGGGAATCAAGCATAATGGCCGCGCCACGTTCGCGGAAAGCATCTGCAAGACCCTGGGGCACCCGATGGGCACCATGAACGATCTTCCATCCGTGCCCTGGCCGGACCCGCTCGCATCCCACCGGCAAAGCGACCAATTGAAGCGCGGGCGCATGATCGTCGCCTTCGATGCCCTGCTGTCGAAGCGCAACGTCACCTTGGCCGCCCGGCAGTTGGACATGCAGACGTCGGCACTCAGCCGCCTGCTCGGCCAGATGCGGGAGGAGTTCGGCGATCCGCTGTTCGTCCGCTCGGGCCGCGGCCTCGTCCCCACCCCCTTCGCCGAAGCGCTGCGACCGAAGGTACAGGCGCTGGCGGCGGCAATAGACAGCCTGTTCGTACCGATGGTGGCCGGCCCGGCCGCTGAGTCGCCCTTCGATCCCGGCTGGAACAAGCCCGGCGGCACTCCGGTTCCGCCTCTCGCCACCCGCCCGGCCAACCTGCTGGAAGGGCAGCCGACACCGGATGAGGTGATCGCGAATCTGGAGCGGCTCGGCCAGAGCGCTTCCCCCCATGACCGTCTGGCCCGCCATGTCGGCACGCTCGGGATCGCCGGCGGCGGGCATGGTCGCCCGCTGACCGGTGGGGAAGCCGAAGAGGCGATGGGCATCGTCCTGGCCGGTGACGCCGACCCGATCCAGATCGGCGCGCTGTTCGGCATGATGCGCGTGCGCGGAGCGACCGCACCGGAACTTGCCGGCTTCGTACGGGCGATGCAGGCGCATGTCGCCGGCCGGCTGGGCCGGACGATCCATGCCGATGTGGATTGGCCCTGCTTCACCTCGCCCAATTACCACAACCCGCCCTGGTTCTTTCATGCCGCGAAGCTGGTGGCGCAAGCCGGGTATCGCGTCCTGCTGCACGGCAACACCGGAAGCGGCGGCGCTGCCGGACGCTATGAGGTTGTCGCCTCCGCGCTGGGGATCCCGGTCTGTCCGACCGCGGACGACATCGCCGCCGCCCTGGACGGCGAACGGATCGCCTATGTCCCGCTGACCGCGCTCGCCCCGCAGATCCATCGGCTGATCGCCCTGCACCGGCTGACCCAGTTTCGCACGGCGGCGTTGGAAGCCGTCCATCTGCTGAAGCCCGGCGGCGGACGGACCAGCCTGTTGGGCGTGGCAAAGCCGTCTTATCGGGATCTGCATCGCGATACCGCCCGGCTCCTGGGCTGGAAGGACATGGCGGTACTGGGCAGCGTTCGCGACGTCGCCCAATATGCGCCTTTCCGACCCGCCACCATCCACCGGCTGATCGACGGCGAGCCGGCCGACCTCGCCCTGCCCGCCCTCATCGGGGAGCCGCCTGTCACCCCGCGCCCGCGCGGCACCAGCCTGGACTACTGGCAAGGGGTGTGGAGCGGAGCCATGCGCGACGCCCGCGCCGAACGGATCATCGTCGGCACGACAGCCTTCGCACTGTTCGCCCTGCCGGACACCGTCCGTATCGGCATCGGCGAAGCCATGGCCAGGGCCGAGGAATTGTGGAAAGCCCGCCGGCTCCGCTGACCGCTCAGAAAATGCAAATAATTCTTATTATCATAGTTGCGTTTCGGCAACAGTGGTCGGACAAAAAAAGGGATTTTCAGCCGGTGCGCGACTGAACCGCGATTCCGATCCGGCAACAAACCTTTGATACAAAACTAAATTTCAAAGGCCAAAGGTCCAGCGGCAGCAAACTCTGACAAGAACCTTTACACGCCATTGGTGCGTGCAGCAGTCGCTTGGATGCAAACAATATCCACCAGATTTTGCAATTTAGAATAATTCTGAATCTCAGTCATTGTCCGGGGGGCCTATCCCGTTGGTAGAAGCGCTGACAGCGACAGACACACGCCCTTGGCGCATTTCGGGAGAGCTTGATGCGACAGACCACCTCCACCCATGGACTGCGACCCCTTCTGGCCGGTGCGGCCGCCACCGCCAGTCTGGCCATGACCTTCGCTCTTTCGTCCACGGTAGATGCGCAGGCGGCCGGCGCGGGAACCGGCGCTCCGGGAACCGGCCCCACGCCGCAGCGCTCCTCCGGCGACGCCCTTCAGCTCGATTCCATCAAGGTCGATGCCGCCGCGCCCGAGACGGGCAACGTCAACAGCGCACCGACCGGCGTGTCCCGCCTGCCCGACACGGTCAAGGATACCCCACGCGTCGTGAACGTCGTCCCGCAGGAGATCATCGAGCAGCAGCGCGCCACCTCGCTGGAACAGACGCTGCGCAACGTGCCCGGCATCACCATCTCGACCGGCGAGGGCAACGGCGGCCAGAACGGCGACCAGTTCCGCATCCGCGGCCTGACGGCTCGGGGCGACATCTACACCGACGGCCTCAAGGATTTCGGCGTCTACACCCACGACGTCTTCAACACCGAGACGGTTCAGGTCTTCAAGGGCCCGTCGGGCAACGGCTTCGGCGTCGGCAATTCCGGCGGCGTCATCAACCAGGGCACCAAGAAGGCATCCCTGCAACCGAAGGTGCGGATCGACCAGTCGGTCGGCAGCGGCCCGACCTACCGCACGACGGTGGACGTCAATCAGCCGCTCGGCGATACCGCGGCGCTGCGGGTGAACGGCCTCTACCACAGCCAGAACGTCGCCGACCGTGACGAGGTCGAGTCCGACCGCCGCGGCATCGCCGCCGACCTCGGCCTGGGGCTGGGCACATCGACCACCTGGCACCTCAACTACGCCTTCCTCAAGGGCGAGAAGACGCCCGACATGGGGCAGCCGATGGTGCAGGGCCGCGACGGCATCTTCCGGCCGGCCGGCGAATTCGGCCTCGACCGCTCCACCTCCTACGTCCGCAACCTCGACCGCGACGACACCGCCAACCACATCCTAACGTCGACCTCCTCGCATGAGGTGAACAGGTCGCTGTCCATCTACAACGACTCCCGCTTCAGCCACTACCAGCGCAACTTCGCCTCCACCACCCCGGCAGCGATCAGCGGTGCCAGCGCGACCCAATTCCTGGCAGGCCGCAACCCTGCGCTGGCCTACGGTGCCGGCGGCGGCATGGCCTTCAAGCAGCAGGGCTGGGGCGTCCAGAACGTCACCGGCGCGAAGTTCGACGGCACGCTGTTCGGGCTGCGCCACGCGCTGAACGGCGGCCTGGACGTCAGCTACCAGCGCGACAAGCGCGAGACCGGCACCTGGGTCAACCGCACCAACAGCCAGACCGTGCGGTCGCCCTCCCACAGCTATGCCGCCAATACCGCCATCATCTTT includes these proteins:
- a CDS encoding glycosyl transferase family protein encodes the protein MNDLPSVPWPDPLASHRQSDQLKRGRMIVAFDALLSKRNVTLAARQLDMQTSALSRLLGQMREEFGDPLFVRSGRGLVPTPFAEALRPKVQALAAAIDSLFVPMVAGPAAESPFDPGWNKPGGTPVPPLATRPANLLEGQPTPDEVIANLERLGQSASPHDRLARHVGTLGIAGGGHGRPLTGGEAEEAMGIVLAGDADPIQIGALFGMMRVRGATAPELAGFVRAMQAHVAGRLGRTIHADVDWPCFTSPNYHNPPWFFHAAKLVAQAGYRVLLHGNTGSGGAAGRYEVVASALGIPVCPTADDIAAALDGERIAYVPLTALAPQIHRLIALHRLTQFRTAALEAVHLLKPGGGRTSLLGVAKPSYRDLHRDTARLLGWKDMAVLGSVRDVAQYAPFRPATIHRLIDGEPADLALPALIGEPPVTPRPRGTSLDYWQGVWSGAMRDARAERIIVGTTAFALFALPDTVRIGIGEAMARAEELWKARRLR
- a CDS encoding TonB-dependent receptor, translating into MRQTTSTHGLRPLLAGAAATASLAMTFALSSTVDAQAAGAGTGAPGTGPTPQRSSGDALQLDSIKVDAAAPETGNVNSAPTGVSRLPDTVKDTPRVVNVVPQEIIEQQRATSLEQTLRNVPGITISTGEGNGGQNGDQFRIRGLTARGDIYTDGLKDFGVYTHDVFNTETVQVFKGPSGNGFGVGNSGGVINQGTKKASLQPKVRIDQSVGSGPTYRTTVDVNQPLGDTAALRVNGLYHSQNVADRDEVESDRRGIAADLGLGLGTSTTWHLNYAFLKGEKTPDMGQPMVQGRDGIFRPAGEFGLDRSTSYVRNLDRDDTANHILTSTSSHEVNRSLSIYNDSRFSHYQRNFASTTPAAISGASATQFLAGRNPALAYGAGGGMAFKQQGWGVQNVTGAKFDGTLFGLRHALNGGLDVSYQRDKRETGTWVNRTNSQTVRSPSHSYAANTAIIFPESGGRQASVTNTGLFVTDRVWLFDQLSVQGGLRWDYFRTSFGAASPTVAGGTGTERTWSPSVSLIYEPTKESSVYASFSRSYKPIGTDIAAAVTNGTAETPNSARNFDPEQTDLYEIGGKADFLNGRLGVSAAIFQAEKSNTYSIDPTTGTVTDGFSESGLGIRVRGFEASISGEVTEHWNIYTNYAYLDGKVTEARTNPAVVGKVAANVPKHNASLWTTYGFKAGISGKFTVGGGVQYASEYWADSANTARMPDSFSADAMVSYEFSNVSVALNGYNLTDHRNYTSAFNASRAVPASGRTVMLTTGLTF